The following proteins are encoded in a genomic region of Sparus aurata chromosome 23, fSpaAur1.1, whole genome shotgun sequence:
- the LOC115576058 gene encoding B-cell receptor CD22-like → MRFDHRNLTWTLMPLFLAGVICKMWKVEYQRLQICAVKGSSVVIPCSLYHPDNLTVKRVMWGHVKSHGSKSYFISGSNFKKATRRFQYIGDEQHNCSLKIHQVESRDAGKYIVRLSEKNMKYMGSGIVRPTLKVADLNVALTKPGGNEATKEGDSVNLTCMNGCDGDHLSSAFTWFKNGEPTNEGPVLYLSNMSSTDSGNYSCSLKTHTGTASRVINIHVEYGPKNTSVSVRPSMEVEAGTNITLICSSHANPPVEDYTWFKINKSHVLDVGHQPVLFSADGGQYFCSATNKHGSQNSSVVSVKIKASWPTFTRDVLIISIFTVLLIVTGVFVVRRLMRKRKWAPKTDCVDDIQNTGLVNWQTRENNQSQEGNHTELVYAAIDFSRGRESNTQQQQRMESHVDEDVIYSTVCRFRPMNPSYIEPH, encoded by the exons ATGCGCTTTGATCACAGAAACCTGACATGGACTCTGATGCCTCTGTTTCTGGCTG GTGTCATCTGCAAAATGTGGAAAGTGGAATATCAACGGCTGcaaatctgtgcagtgaaaGGCTCGTCTGTCGTCATCCCCTGTTCATTGTACCACCCGGATAACCTGACAGTGAAGAGGGTCATGTGGGGTCACGTTAAGTCTCACGGCTCCAAGAGTTATTTCATATCTGGCAGCAATTTCAAAAAAGCCACCAGAAGATTTCAGTATATTGGCGACGAACAACACAattgttctttaaaaatacaCCAAGTTGAGTCTAGGGATGCAGGAAAATACATTGTCAGATTATCTGAAAAGAACATGAAATACATGGGATCTGGTATTGTCAGACCAACGTTAAAGGTTGCTG ATTTGAACGTGGCACTGACAAAACCCGGCGGGAATGAAGCGACAAAGGAAGGCGACTCTGTGAATCTGACCTGCATGAACGGCTGTGACGGCGATCACCTTTCATCTGCTTTCACCTGGTTTAAGAACGGAGAACCCACAAATGAAGGACCTGTTCTTTATTTAAGCAACATGTCCTCCACTGACTCTGGAAACTACTCCTGCTCTCTAAAGACTCACACAGGAACAGCTTCACGAGTCATAAACATCCACGTTGAAT ATGGCCCGAAGAACACATCAGTGTCCGTCAGACCGTCGATGGAGGTGGAGGCCGGCACCAACATCACCCTGATCTGCAGCAGCCACGCAAACCCCCCAGTGGAGGATTATACCTGGTTTAAGATAAACAAAAGTCATGTACTGGATGTTGGACACCAGCCTGTGTTGTTCTCTGCTGATGGGGGCCAGTATTTCTGCAGCGCCACCAACAAACATGGAAGTCAAAACTCCTCTGTTGTGTCTGTAAAGATTAAAG CATCTTGGCCGACATTTACCAGAGATGTACTCATAATCTCTATTTTCACCGTGCTTCTGATTGTGACCGGGGTTTTTGTCGTCAGGAG ACTCATGAGGAAAAGGAAGTGGGCACCAAAGACGGACTGTGTGGACGACATACAG AATACTGGCTTAGTCAACTGGCAAACCCGCGAAAATAACCAATCACAAGAGGGAAATCATACAGAACTCGTCTATGCAGCTATTGACTTCAGCAGGGGAAGGGAGTCCAACAC gcagcagcagcagcggatgGAGTCCCATGTTGACGAAGATGTGATTTACAGTACGGTGTGCAG gttcCGACCGATGAACCCATCGTACATCGAGCCCCACTGA
- the LOC115574860 gene encoding microfibrillar-associated protein 1-like — translation MSSTDSGNYSCSLKTHTGTASRVINIHVEYGPKNTSVSVRPSMEVEAGTNITLICSSHANPPVEDYTWYKIDESLDVEHQPVLFSADGGQYFCSATNKHGSQNSSVVTVKIKKRWPSFNRDILIIILSVAVLLIVITAVAVIRLKKRRTRAEETNCEEDSEDADYVNMPDFHKKQSQQRSQGRNKTKRTRAHETNSEEDSEDADYVNMADFHKKQSQQRSQGRSKKKRTRAEETNCDEDSEDADYVNMPDFHKKQSQQRSQGRSKKKRTRAEETNSEEDSEDADYVNMPDFHKKQSQQRSQGRSKKKRTRAEETNCEEDSEDAVYVNMPDFHKKQSQQRSQGRSKKKRTRAEETYCEEDSEDADYVNMPDFHKKQSQQRSHGRSRQTPTMLKKV, via the exons ATGTCCTCCACTGACTCTGGAAACTACTCCTGCTCTCTAAAGACTCACACAGGAACAGCTTCACGAGTCATAAACATCCACGTTGAAT ATGGCCCAAAGAACACATCAGTGTCCGTAAGACCGTCGATGGAGGTGGAGGCCGGCACCAACATCACCCTGATCTGCAGCAGCCACGCAAACCCCCCAGTGGAGGATTATACCTGGTATAAGATAGACGAAAGTCTGGATGTTGAACACCAGCCTGTGTTGTTCTCTGCTGATGGAGGCCAGTATTTCTGCAGCGCCACCAACAAACATGGAAGTCAAAACTCCTCTGTTGTGACTGTAAAGATTAAAA AGAGGTGGCCGTCATTCAACAGAGATATACTCATTATCATACTGTCTGTGGCTGTGCTTCTGATTGTGATCACTGCTGTCGCCGTCATAAG ACTCAAGAAAAGAAGGACAAGAGCAGAAGAGACCAACTGTGAGGAGGACAGTGAG GATGCAGACTATGTCAACATGCCTGATTTTCACAAAAAGCAATCCCAACAAAGAAGCCAGG GACGGAACAAGACAAAAAGGACTAGAGCACATGAGACCAACTCCGAGGAGGACAGTGAG GATGCAGACTATGTCAACATGGCtgattttcacaaaaaacaatcCCAACAGAGAAGCCAGG GAAGGAgcaagaaaaaaaggacaagagCAGAGGAGACCAACTGTGATGAGGACAGTGAG GATGCAGACTATGTCAACATGCCtgattttcacaaaaaacaatcacaacaGAGAAGCCAGG GAAGGAgcaagaaaaaaaggacaagagCAGAGGAGACCAACTCCGAGGAGGACAGTGAG GATGCAGACTATGTCAACATGCCtgattttcacaaaaaacaatcCCAACAGAGAAGCCAGG GAAGGAgcaagaaaaaaag GACAAGAGCAGAGGAGACCAACTGTGAGGAGGACAGTGAG GATGCAGTCTACGTCAACATGCCtgattttcacaaaaaacaatcCCAACAGAGAAGCCAGG GAAGGAgcaagaaaaaaaggacaagagCAGAGGAGACCTACTGTGAGGAGGACAGTGAG